One Gimesia aquarii DNA segment encodes these proteins:
- a CDS encoding CehA/McbA family metallohydrolase, which produces MFRFALLLSLSFISTASLNAATLKGKIVDSRTGKIIPARLSIQSSAGTFHFAESAVKAGSAIKYEKQRGSTSIERHVTLSAHPFQVELSPGEYQISAYRGKEYIPAEQTIQIKDQPQQITLSLKRWIDMANQGWYSGDTHVHRLVKELPNVMLAEDLNVALPLTNWVSIADQPPSRGNLNTDQDAVSAVPVQVDPTHVYYPLNTEYEITLVGKKRHVLGAVFVLNQKAVLPMGAPPVEPIAKAAHKQGALLDLDKHSWPWSLMLVPVMDVDLFELSNNHIWKTDFYFKNFIVKTRPTHLDIEMDGKGFTENGWMHYGFQMYYTMLNCGFRMRPTAGTASGVHPVPLGFGRVYVHLPGGFSYEEWMSGLDAGHSFVSTGPMLTVQANQADLGKTYQKPVETNYECHLQGAARYWKPISKIEVIVNGEVSETIKPQNQKTETGGLNSPIDLKLNLESSAWVALRCFSEYEKGRVRFAHTAPVYFDVPGQPVRPKRPAVQYLIRRMEEEIARNQGVTNETCVNEYRKALEAYRSLLPTAR; this is translated from the coding sequence ATGTTTCGTTTTGCGCTCCTTCTTTCTCTCTCTTTCATTTCCACTGCGTCTCTGAACGCAGCAACGTTGAAAGGGAAAATTGTTGATTCCAGAACAGGGAAGATCATTCCCGCGCGGCTTTCGATTCAGTCCTCCGCAGGTACATTCCATTTTGCGGAAAGTGCAGTAAAAGCGGGATCTGCGATCAAGTACGAGAAACAGCGCGGGTCCACTAGTATTGAACGGCATGTCACTTTGTCGGCTCACCCATTTCAAGTGGAACTATCACCGGGTGAATATCAAATTTCTGCCTATCGTGGTAAAGAATATATTCCCGCCGAGCAAACAATTCAGATCAAAGATCAGCCTCAGCAGATCACACTGTCATTAAAACGCTGGATTGATATGGCTAACCAGGGTTGGTATTCAGGCGACACTCATGTGCATCGGTTGGTGAAAGAACTACCCAATGTTATGTTGGCGGAAGACTTAAATGTGGCCTTACCGTTGACCAACTGGGTCTCGATTGCGGATCAACCTCCTTCCCGCGGCAACTTGAATACGGATCAGGATGCTGTGAGCGCTGTACCAGTCCAGGTAGACCCGACTCACGTTTATTATCCGCTGAACACGGAGTATGAAATCACGTTAGTCGGAAAGAAACGCCATGTTTTGGGAGCTGTTTTTGTTTTGAATCAAAAAGCGGTTCTCCCTATGGGGGCGCCTCCTGTGGAACCGATTGCAAAAGCCGCTCACAAGCAGGGCGCATTGCTCGATTTGGATAAACATTCGTGGCCATGGTCATTGATGTTAGTTCCAGTGATGGATGTGGATCTATTTGAGTTGAGTAACAACCATATCTGGAAAACAGACTTTTATTTCAAAAACTTCATAGTCAAGACCCGACCTACGCATTTAGACATTGAAATGGATGGCAAGGGTTTCACGGAAAACGGTTGGATGCACTATGGTTTTCAAATGTATTATACCATGTTGAATTGTGGGTTTCGTATGCGACCGACGGCGGGGACTGCTTCAGGTGTGCATCCTGTCCCTTTGGGATTTGGGCGTGTTTACGTTCATTTGCCAGGTGGTTTCAGTTACGAAGAATGGATGTCCGGTCTCGATGCGGGACATAGTTTTGTTTCGACAGGTCCCATGTTGACCGTTCAGGCCAATCAAGCTGACTTAGGTAAAACGTATCAAAAGCCTGTGGAAACGAATTATGAGTGCCATCTACAGGGAGCGGCTCGGTATTGGAAGCCGATTTCTAAAATCGAAGTGATTGTCAACGGCGAAGTCTCAGAAACGATCAAACCACAAAATCAAAAAACAGAAACAGGCGGACTGAATTCTCCCATTGATCTCAAGTTGAATTTGGAAAGTTCTGCGTGGGTGGCACTACGTTGTTTTTCAGAGTACGAAAAAGGACGAGTTCGCTTTGCCCATACTGCTCCTGTTTATTTTGATGTTCCAGGCCAGCCCGTTCGTCCGAAGCGTCCCGCGGTGCAATATTTGATTCGCCGTATGGAAGAAGAAATCGCACGGAATCAAGGTGTCACAAATGAGACCTGCGTTAATGAATATCGTAAAGCACTGGAAGCATATCGAAGTCTGTTACCAACCGCACGCTGA
- a CDS encoding class I SAM-dependent methyltransferase, translating to MDQEIVWQYDEFKQIGKDYSSQSEVEVYDSSHATFRDLEAESLRVLDLLELKESDALIEFGSGSGTFALMASQRCRHVHAVDVSLAMLDLSREKTSHAGVSNIEYHHAGFLTYEHRELPVQAVATTLALHHLPDFWKGVALKRVHNMLSPNGKLYINDVILEETNATENIKALIEHQAAVGGDFMREDAEAHFREEFSTYDWVMEGLLKRSGFTIVSKSIEGGVLGTYLCRRSA from the coding sequence ATGGACCAGGAAATTGTCTGGCAATATGACGAGTTCAAACAGATCGGAAAAGATTACAGCAGCCAATCGGAGGTTGAGGTTTACGATTCGAGTCATGCAACTTTCCGGGATCTCGAAGCGGAAAGTTTACGCGTTCTTGATTTACTGGAACTAAAAGAAAGTGATGCGCTGATCGAATTTGGTTCAGGATCAGGCACATTTGCTTTAATGGCATCTCAACGTTGTCGTCACGTTCATGCAGTCGATGTCTCTCTTGCGATGTTAGACTTATCAAGAGAAAAAACGTCCCACGCCGGAGTATCTAATATTGAGTATCACCACGCAGGTTTCCTTACCTACGAGCACCGCGAGTTACCTGTGCAAGCGGTTGCGACGACTCTTGCACTACATCATTTACCAGATTTCTGGAAAGGGGTCGCGTTGAAACGCGTACACAATATGCTGTCACCCAACGGCAAACTTTATATCAATGACGTCATCCTGGAAGAAACGAATGCAACGGAGAATATTAAAGCACTTATCGAACATCAGGCAGCTGTAGGGGGAGATTTTATGCGTGAAGATGCAGAAGCACATTTCAGAGAGGAGTTCTCGACCTATGACTGGGTGATGGAGGGGCTCTTAAAGCGTTCCGGCTTTACGATTGTCTCTAAATCAATTGAGGGCGGTGTTCTGGGAACGTATCTTTGCAGGCGCTCCGCATAA
- a CDS encoding NAD-dependent epimerase/dehydratase family protein, with protein sequence MSHCLVTGGAGFIGSHLCEQLIQQGQQVTAVDDLSTGFLQNLDGIIDHPHFTFRTGSITDPVLMAEMVQGIDTIYHMAAAVGVKLVADNPVRTIETNIYPTEVLLRHAVQGGQKFFLASTSEVYGKNPKERWTEEDDLHFGPTTRPRWAYGASKAIDEFLALAYHQKYGLDVRIGRFFNVVGPRQVGQYGMVIPRFIDQALDGGPVVVFDDGSQVRCFGHVDEIVGCVIDLTNLDAAQGHVYNIGSDEPVSIRGLAEAIIAKVNPEVKIDYLPYNQAYNEDFEDVQRRVPDLGRLTSTLGRKPHVKLDAILDDIIAYKKKVRGFA encoded by the coding sequence ATGTCTCATTGCCTGGTCACCGGTGGTGCAGGATTTATTGGTAGTCACCTTTGTGAACAATTAATTCAGCAAGGTCAACAGGTTACTGCTGTGGATGACCTTTCAACCGGATTTTTACAAAATCTGGACGGGATCATTGATCATCCCCATTTTACCTTTCGGACTGGTTCGATTACCGATCCGGTTTTGATGGCCGAGATGGTGCAGGGGATCGATACGATCTATCACATGGCGGCCGCGGTGGGTGTGAAACTGGTAGCGGATAATCCTGTACGTACCATTGAAACCAATATCTATCCGACCGAAGTTTTATTACGACACGCGGTTCAGGGGGGGCAAAAATTTTTCCTGGCATCCACAAGTGAAGTGTATGGGAAAAACCCTAAAGAACGCTGGACTGAAGAAGACGATCTCCATTTTGGGCCGACCACAAGGCCAAGGTGGGCTTACGGCGCGTCGAAAGCCATCGATGAATTCCTCGCACTTGCGTATCATCAGAAATATGGTCTGGATGTAAGAATCGGTCGCTTCTTTAATGTCGTCGGACCACGTCAGGTAGGACAGTATGGGATGGTTATTCCCCGTTTTATTGATCAGGCTCTGGATGGTGGACCGGTGGTGGTCTTTGATGATGGAAGCCAGGTCCGCTGTTTCGGTCACGTTGATGAAATCGTTGGTTGTGTGATCGATCTGACCAATCTGGATGCCGCGCAAGGACATGTTTATAACATTGGCAGTGATGAGCCGGTGTCGATTCGTGGGTTGGCGGAAGCGATTATCGCAAAAGTCAATCCTGAAGTGAAAATCGATTATCTGCCTTATAATCAAGCGTATAATGAAGATTTCGAGGATGTTCAGCGTCGGGTTCCAGATTTAGGTCGCCTGACTTCCACTCTGGGGCGTAAGCCACATGTCAAGCTGGATGCCATTCTGGATGATATTATTGCGTACAAGAAAAAAGTGCGTGGGTTTGCCTGA
- a CDS encoding 2TM domain-containing protein: protein MMAKNENYEQAKSRVEKRIGFMIHAGVYVLVNAGLITLNLMRSPDNLWFIWPLGGWGLGVLFHAIKVFGPGSGGASSWKEKMIEKEQSKLDE, encoded by the coding sequence ATGATGGCAAAAAACGAAAATTATGAGCAGGCGAAAAGTCGTGTCGAAAAACGTATCGGTTTTATGATTCATGCTGGCGTTTATGTTCTCGTTAACGCTGGTCTGATTACTTTAAATCTGATGCGTTCCCCAGACAATCTCTGGTTTATCTGGCCATTAGGAGGCTGGGGGCTCGGAGTTTTATTCCACGCGATCAAAGTGTTTGGCCCCGGAAGTGGGGGGGCTTCGAGTTGGAAAGAAAAAATGATTGAGAAAGAGCAATCGAAACTCGATGAGTAA
- a CDS encoding heavy metal translocating P-type ATPase — protein sequence MTAIDPICHMEVDESSALHETVDNQTWYFCSQGCRDKFLAQQAPNKTDSDQESESCHHGGGHESHGHGSMTKEQVSLPPETIYSCPMHPEIQQQGPGSCPICGMDLEPIMPQKEESPEEVAEYELMARRFWGGLVLGLPVFLLAMLPMTGLPIHQWIPLRVSDWIQFLLCTPVVLWAGWPLYERAYRSIITMNLNMFTLIGIGTGTAYVYSIFALLFPGIFPESFRSDGSVELYFEAAVVITVLVLLGQMLEMRARKRTNSAIQELLALAPPTAHLVVNGEEREIALEEVQSGNLLRVRPGEKIPVDGTVHEGKSLIDESMITGEPVAVSKTQGDEVIGGTVNQTGSFLMEAQKVGSDTLLSQIIQMVSSAQRSRAPIQRVVDTIAARFVPAVLAIAVITFLLWSWLGPEPRFAYALINAVAVLIIACPCALGLATPMSIMVGVGRGAKQGILIKNAEVLETLEKVDTLVVDKTGTLTEGKPRLTECIPAGNFAENELLQLAASVEKHSEHPLSEAVVLAAKERESTLSDVVDFDSVTGSGVKGVVNGKTTFIGSAAFLKEQSIQIGDELMTKANTLREQGQGVIFVAVGGDLAGILSVADPIKDTTSQAIKKLHDLGLKIVMLTGDNEKTARAVAQSLNIDEVEAGVKPQDKYEKIKSLRSAGHKVVMAGDGINDAPALAEADVGIAMGTGTDVAIESAEVTLVKGDLRGVTDSIHLSRLVMRNIHQNLLFAFGYNAMGIPIAAGVLVPFFGMHALLSPMIAAAAMSFSSISVIGNALRLRTQS from the coding sequence ATGACTGCAATTGATCCGATTTGCCATATGGAAGTTGACGAGTCCTCTGCGTTACACGAAACCGTCGACAATCAAACCTGGTATTTTTGTAGTCAGGGTTGTCGTGACAAATTTCTGGCACAACAGGCTCCTAATAAAACAGACTCTGATCAAGAATCAGAGTCTTGTCATCACGGCGGAGGGCATGAAAGTCATGGCCATGGGAGTATGACGAAGGAGCAGGTCTCCTTACCGCCTGAGACCATTTATTCCTGTCCCATGCATCCCGAGATTCAGCAGCAAGGACCGGGGAGCTGCCCCATTTGTGGTATGGATCTTGAACCGATCATGCCCCAAAAAGAGGAATCGCCGGAAGAAGTGGCCGAGTACGAACTCATGGCACGACGCTTTTGGGGCGGGCTGGTATTGGGATTACCGGTCTTTCTCCTCGCGATGCTGCCGATGACAGGGCTCCCCATTCATCAATGGATTCCACTCCGGGTTTCGGACTGGATTCAATTCCTGCTCTGTACGCCAGTCGTATTATGGGCTGGTTGGCCTTTATACGAACGCGCCTACCGCTCCATTATTACAATGAACCTGAATATGTTTACTCTGATTGGCATCGGCACAGGAACCGCGTATGTCTACAGCATTTTCGCGCTGTTATTTCCCGGGATTTTCCCTGAGTCGTTTCGAAGTGATGGCAGCGTCGAACTTTACTTCGAAGCAGCTGTAGTCATTACGGTTCTGGTCTTATTAGGCCAGATGCTGGAGATGAGAGCGCGTAAACGAACCAATAGCGCTATTCAGGAATTATTAGCACTGGCACCACCTACCGCACATCTTGTTGTGAATGGTGAAGAACGCGAGATCGCTCTGGAAGAAGTACAGTCTGGAAATCTACTGCGCGTCCGTCCGGGAGAAAAGATTCCCGTCGATGGAACGGTACACGAAGGAAAGAGCCTGATTGATGAGTCAATGATTACGGGTGAACCTGTGGCGGTCTCAAAAACGCAAGGTGATGAAGTTATCGGTGGTACTGTCAATCAAACCGGTTCGTTTCTGATGGAGGCGCAAAAAGTCGGCAGTGATACACTGTTATCGCAGATTATTCAGATGGTTTCGAGCGCTCAACGCAGTCGCGCTCCCATTCAGCGTGTTGTAGATACCATCGCTGCGCGATTCGTACCCGCTGTTCTGGCAATCGCAGTCATTACGTTTCTCCTCTGGAGTTGGCTGGGGCCGGAACCACGGTTTGCTTACGCGTTGATTAATGCTGTTGCGGTCTTGATTATCGCGTGCCCTTGTGCACTGGGTTTGGCAACTCCTATGTCAATCATGGTGGGAGTGGGACGAGGAGCAAAACAGGGCATCCTGATTAAAAATGCCGAAGTCTTAGAGACATTGGAAAAAGTAGATACACTCGTCGTAGACAAAACAGGCACCCTGACGGAAGGGAAACCACGATTGACAGAATGTATTCCTGCAGGAAATTTTGCTGAAAATGAATTACTGCAGCTGGCAGCTTCTGTAGAAAAACATAGCGAGCATCCACTCTCAGAGGCGGTTGTCCTCGCCGCGAAAGAGAGAGAGTCGACGCTGTCTGATGTAGTTGACTTTGACTCGGTGACAGGTTCTGGAGTGAAGGGAGTGGTTAATGGAAAAACCACTTTCATTGGCAGCGCCGCCTTTCTAAAAGAACAATCCATCCAAATCGGCGATGAATTGATGACGAAAGCAAACACGCTTCGCGAACAAGGTCAAGGCGTGATTTTTGTTGCCGTGGGAGGAGACTTAGCGGGGATCTTGTCTGTAGCAGACCCCATAAAGGATACGACGTCTCAAGCAATCAAGAAACTGCATGACTTGGGTCTTAAGATCGTGATGTTGACAGGTGACAATGAAAAAACAGCCAGAGCGGTGGCACAATCATTAAACATTGATGAAGTGGAAGCTGGTGTGAAACCCCAGGATAAATATGAAAAAATTAAGTCACTGCGAAGTGCCGGCCATAAGGTTGTGATGGCGGGGGATGGAATCAATGATGCCCCTGCACTGGCAGAAGCCGATGTTGGTATCGCTATGGGAACGGGTACCGATGTTGCCATAGAAAGTGCCGAGGTCACACTGGTCAAAGGCGATTTGAGAGGAGTAACAGATTCCATTCACTTGAGCCGTCTGGTTATGCGCAACATCCATCAGAATCTATTATTTGCCTTTGGCTATAACGCAATGGGAATTCCGATTGCAGCCGGGGTACTCGTACCATTCTTCGGCATGCATGCACTCCTGAGCCCGATGATCGCTGCCGCGGCAATGAGTTTCAGTTCCATCTCCGTGATCGGAAATGCGCTACGACTCAGAACTCAATCATAG
- a CDS encoding cupin domain-containing protein, whose protein sequence is MAEESESLKDASHLYEVECTQYHAERPGFRIIELQISPTQSVPWHFHNHIQDAFYVIEGTLKIFLQDPKEEVILAPGNTYSVRPHRPHLVTNAGKTSATFLVLQGIGEYDFVPLGSNEE, encoded by the coding sequence ATGGCTGAAGAATCTGAATCACTGAAAGATGCGAGCCATCTTTATGAAGTCGAATGCACTCAATATCATGCTGAGCGACCTGGGTTTCGAATCATTGAACTGCAAATTTCACCCACACAAAGCGTGCCCTGGCATTTTCATAATCATATCCAGGATGCGTTTTATGTCATTGAAGGGACCCTCAAAATATTTTTGCAGGATCCCAAAGAGGAAGTGATCCTCGCTCCCGGTAATACTTACTCGGTTCGGCCACACCGCCCACACCTGGTTACCAATGCTGGAAAAACTTCTGCAACCTTTCTTGTGCTTCAAGGCATTGGTGAGTATGACTTTGTTCCACTTGGTTCGAACGAGGAATGA